A DNA window from Hemiscyllium ocellatum isolate sHemOce1 chromosome 48, sHemOce1.pat.X.cur, whole genome shotgun sequence contains the following coding sequences:
- the ykt6 gene encoding synaptobrevin homolog YKT6 produces MKLYSLSILYKGATGVNLLKAAYDVSTFSFFQRSSVQEFMTFTSQLIVERSQRGSRAAVKEQDYLCHVCIRNDSLAGVVIADSEYPSRVCFSLLDKVLEEFSRQVDSNEWPSGSPNVIRYTGLDAHLARYQNPREADAMCKVQAELDETKVILHNTMESLLERGEKLDDLVSKSEVLGTQSKAFYKTARKQNSCCGIM; encoded by the exons ATGAAGCTGTACAGCCTGAGCATCTTGTACAAGGGCGCGACTGGAGTCAACCTGCTCAAAGCAGCGTACGACGTCTCTACCTTCAGCTTCTTCCAGAGGTCCAG TGTCCAGGAGTTTATGACCTTCACAAGCCAGCTGATTGTGGAACGGTCCCAGCGAGGGAGCCGGGCAGCAGTGAAGGAGCAAG ATTACTTGTGCCACGTCTGCATCCGGAACGATTCCTTGGCGGGGGTGGTCATTGCCGACAGCGAATATCCTTCCAGAGTGTGCTTCTCTCTCCTCGATAAG GTGCTAGAGGAATTCTCCAGACAGGTGGATAGTAACGAGTGGCCTTCAGGTTCCCCGAATGTGATTCGCTACACAGGCCTTGACGCCCACCTCGCCCGCTACCAG AACCCACGGGAAGCAGATGCCATGTGCAAAGTCCAGGCCGAGTTGGATGAAACCAAAGTGATCCTG CACAACACGATGGAATCGCTGCTGGAGCGCGGGGAGAAACTGGACGACCTGGTCTCCAAGTCGGAGGTTCTGGGCACCCAGTCGAAAGCTTTTTACAAGACG GCTCGGAAACAGAATTCCTGCTGCGGGATCATGTGA